In Debaryomyces hansenii CBS767 chromosome B complete sequence, one genomic interval encodes:
- a CDS encoding DEHA2B08558p (highly similar to CA4997|IPF2027 Candida albicans IPF2027), with product MSMKVKIRSFFGSSRQYVVTGASSNPSKFGFKILSWYISHDLPVVPINPKSKEILGQEVVPSIIPAVEAIKGKKDLGSHKLANADGLSISFLTPPNITVATLQEIASVEGYQNVIKGLWFQPGSYDGTVIEEAKKIGLFDIVVFEDECILVRGEEGLYSANL from the coding sequence atgtcCATGAAAGTTAAGATTAGATCGTTTTTTGGGTCCTCAAGACAATACGTTGTTACTGGGGCATCTAGCAATCCCTCCAAGTTTGGTTTTAAGATCTTGCTGTGGTACATAAGCCACGACTTGCCAGTTGTGCCTATTAATCCCAAGTCTAAGGAAATATTAGGACAGGAGGTTGTTCCATCAATTATTCCGGCTGTGGAAGCTATAAAAGGCAAGAAGGATTTGGGATCCCATAAGCTTGCAAATGCAGACGGATTGAgtatttcatttttgacCCCGCCAAACATTACTGTTGCAACATTACAAGAAATTGCAAGCGTTGAAGGGTATCAAAATGTGATCAAGGGCTTGTGGTTTCAACCTGGTAGTTACGATGGAACAGTGATTGAAGAGGCTAAGAAGATTGGCTTATTTGACATTGTAGTATTCGAGGATGAATGTATATTAGTCAGAGGTGAAGAAGGATTATATAGCGCTAATTTATAG
- a CDS encoding DEHA2B08580p (similar to CA4998|IPF2026 Candida albicans IPF2026), with the protein MEYILNLTAERSVVRESLKGIIWTIFFHRLFGPITPTTNEFLTITYPMTSDLPDLDSLIDEKINQLIKKKFDDNTIQNQEQKAKMGQVVIKFLDKKVTKSKKKTGWFGQGKSSDSEDLKLWESWTINVKCLPIIKESVGDKQVLEKTPGPIKVTDMKSYEQNVAISINSFENNMRKIIDIADSQKDYIPPITSLDSSPFPYSIDVEQKAPDNVNYTPGEDESWGNYIKKMLD; encoded by the exons ATGGAATATATACTAAATTTGACAGCCGAAAGATCTGTCGTAAGAGAATCGTTGAAGG GTATAATATGGACCATATTCTTTCATAGACTATTCGGACCGATAACTCCGACTACAAATGAGTTTCTTACGATAACATATCCAATGACGTCTGATTTACCAGATTTGGATTCGTTaatagatgaaaaaatcaatcaattgattaaaaagAAGTTTGATGATAATACCATACAGAATCAAGAACAAAAAGCGAAAATGGGCCAAGTtgtaataaaatttctcGATAAGAAGGTTACGAAGTCTAAGAAGAAGACCGGCTGGTTTGGTCAAGGCAAAAGTAGCGACTCTGAAGACCTCAAGTTGTGGGAATCGTGGACAATCAACGTAAAATGTTTGCCAATAATCAAAGAAAGTGTAGGCGATAAGCAGGTGTTAGAAAAGACACCAGGACCAATAAAAGTTACTGACATGAAAAGCTATGAGCAAAACGTTgctatttcaataaatagtTTTGAGAATAATATGAGGAAAATTATAGACATAGCAGATAGTCAAAAGGACTACATTCCCCCCATAACCTCCTTGGACAGTTCACCATTTCCGTATTCTATTGATGTGGAACAGAAAGCTCCGGATAATGTGAACTACACCCCCGGCGAAGACGAAAGCTGGGGCAATTACATCAAGAAGATGCTAGACTAA
- a CDS encoding DEHA2B08602p (weakly similar to uniprot|P38876 Saccharomyces cerevisiae YHR189W PTH1 One of two (see also PTH2) mitochondrially-localized peptidyl-tRNA hydrolases), producing MFRFFLLLLMIPIQLIRYKARELLNRYVRTDFRRSISTLEPEKPPFLMIASIGNPEPQYQGTRHNVGHWALDELITNHWTSFNQFQNHKNIPDGVYSTSRVEDLSDIFLFKSIYSFMNLQGAPVSKTWQKVSNYQKATRSPALVVLHDELQVPFGKFQIRKQLSSARGHNGLRSIDSLMGGGYTKISIGIGKPTAKDLSNYVLSPFTPLEQEVLTYDVMPQIVNVLQEMKDGKYIYDKQEPDPNQSKKKRQK from the coding sequence ATGTTTCGGTTctttctattattattaatgattccAATACAATTAATAAGGTACAAGGCTAGGGAGTTACTTAACCGGTATGTGCGTACAGATTTTAGGCGATCCATTAGTACTTTAGAACCCGAAAAGCCACCATTTTTAATGATTGCATCAATCGGGAACCCAGAACCTCAATATCAAGGAACAAGACATAACGTAGGACATTGGGCTCTCGATGAGTTGATAACGAATCATTGGACATctttcaatcaatttcaaaaccATAAGAATATTCCTGATGGTGTGTATAGTACGTCTAGGGTGGAAGACCTTTCAGATATATTccttttcaaatcaatatattcGTTTATGAACTTGCAAGGAGCACCGGTTAGTAAGACTTGGCAGAAAGTTAGCAATTACCAAAAGGCAACCCGTTCGCCAGCCTTGGTGGTACTTCATGATGAGTTGCAGGTGCCATTTGGTAAGTTTCAGATAAGAAAGCAGCTTAGCAGCGCCAGAGGGCACAATGGATTGAGATCTATTGACTCTTTAATGGGAGGTGGATACACAAAAATATCCATTGGTATTGGTAAGCCCACTGCGAAGGATTTATCGAACTACGTTTTATCCCCCTTCACTCCGTTGGAACAAGAGGTATTGACTTATGACGTGATGCCACAAATAGTTAATGTATTGCAAGAAATGAAAGACGGAAAGTACATTTATGACAAGCAAGAGCCGGACCCAAACCAAtctaagaagaagaggcAAAAGTAA
- a CDS encoding DEHA2B08624p (no similarity), which produces MSSNLPTDSVSKAKLTEASCDVNATIFPTSEIGRSDQVVTPTSLEQDNSYYSSSSKRNLSKTVDETPSKRIKKENDEKNHGECPAANLMEQSTKTSEMETLSGISRFLQSRNIVVDNESIEGYQELEEVKISAKAQIDKLKSLNTFQQIDNFDWSKIEEAYAFIFNDYIRMMELTIRDLDQSMKVIIPFKYFSYALTN; this is translated from the coding sequence TACTGAAGCGTCTTGCGATGTTAACGCTACAATTTTTCCCACTTCTGAGATTGGACGATCTGATCAGGTAGTAACACCTACGAGTTTGGAGCAGGACAATTCGTACTATTCTTCGTCTCTGAAGAGGAATTTATCCAAAACTGTAGATGAAACTCCCCTGAAGAGAATAAAGAAGGAAAACgatgaaaaaaatcatgGAGAATGTCCGGCGGCAAATTTGATGGAACAAAGTACCAAGACTAGTGAAATGGAAACACTTTCAGGAATAAGCagatttcttcaaagtaGAAATATTGTTGTAGATAACGAGTCTATTGAAGGATACCAAGAGCTTGAAGAGGTGAAAATATCTGCAAAAGCCCAAATTGACAAGCTAAAAAGTCTTAACACTTTCcaacaaattgataattttgattggtcgaaaattgaagaagcatATGCCTTTATCTTCAATGACTACATCCGTATGATGGAGCTTACTATTAGAGACCTTGATCAATCTATGAAGGTAATTATCccatttaaatatttttcttatGCACTTACTAACTGA